The Bubalus kerabau isolate K-KA32 ecotype Philippines breed swamp buffalo chromosome X, PCC_UOA_SB_1v2, whole genome shotgun sequence genome has a segment encoding these proteins:
- the LOC129639286 gene encoding serine/threonine-protein phosphatase 2A 65 kDa regulatory subunit A alpha isoform-like: MAAADGDNSLDPMSILIDELQNEDIQLRINSINKLSTIALALGVEKTRSELLPLIIDIMYDEDEVLLALAQQLGTFTPLVGGPEYVHYLLPPLELLAVDEEAIVREKAVQSLRAISHEHSPSHLEDHFVPLVKRLVGGDLVNSRISACSLFSVCYPGVSIAIKAELLQCFRDLCSDNSLVVRCAAASNLEDFAKVLEIDDIKSEIIPIFSNLASDEQDSVRLLMVEVCVNIAQLLPQEALEALVMITVCQAAEDTSWHVRYMVAEKFTELQTAVGPEITRTGLVPAFQNLMKDCEPEVRAAASYKLKEFCENLSADYQEDVILTEILPASQELVSDTNQHVRSALASVILSLCPILGKDNTIEHIMPLFLALLTDECPDVRLNITYNLNCMKEVIGIQELSRFLLPTIMELAEDAKWRVRLVIVEYMPLLAGQFGLEFFDAQLHSLCMSWLVDHVYAIREAAANNLKMLVEQFGKEWALAAVIPRVLTLSEEPNYLHRMTTLFCISVLSEVCGQDITTKHMLPTVLCMAGDPVANVRFNVAKSLQKIGSILDNSTLQTEVKPILEKLTQDRDVDVKFFAQEALTVLCLGPVSRMMLEEEPTPASAGHEYSPFSL, encoded by the exons ATGGCGGCAGCTGACGGCGATAACTCGCTCGACCCCATGTCGATCCTCATAGACGAGCTCCAGAATGAGGACATTCAGCTTCGCATCAACAGCATCAATAAGCTGTCCACCATTGCGTTGGCCCTTGGAGTCGAAAAGACCCGCAGTGAGCTTCTGCCCCTCATTATAGACATTATGTACGACGAGGACGAGGTCCTCTTGGCCCTAGCCCAGCAGCTGGGCACCTTCACCCCTCTGGTCGGAGGTCCCGAGTATGTTCACTACCTGCTTCCACCCCTAGAGTTGCTGGCTGTGGACGAGGAGGCCATAGTGCGGGAGAAGGCAGTGCAGTCCCTGAGGGCCATCTCGCATGAGCACTCACCCTCCCATCTCGAGGACCACTTTGTGCCACTCGTGAAGCGGCTGGTGGGCGGCGACTTGGTCAACTCCCGCATCTCAGCCTGCAGCCTTTTCTCCGTCTGCTACCCTGGCGTGTCCATTGCCATCAAGGCGGAACTTCTACAGTGCTTCCGGGATCTGTGCTCAGACAACAGCCTCGTGGTGCGGTGTGCAGCAGCCTCCAACCTGGAGGATTTTGCCAAGGTGCTTGAGATTGACGACATCAAGAGTGAGATCATCCCCATATTCTCCAACCTGGCCTCTGACGAGCAGGATTCGGTGCGGCTGCTAATGGTGGAAGTGTGCGTGAACATCGCCCAGCTCCTGCCCCAGGAGGCCCTAGAGGCCCTGGTGATgatcactgtgtgccaggctgccGAGGACACATCCTGGCACGTCCGTTACATGGTGGCCGAGAAGTTCACAGAGCTGCAGACAGCAGTGGGGCCTGAGATCACCAGGACGGGCCTGGTCCCTGCCTTCCAGAACCTGATGAAAGACTGTGAGCCTGAGGTGAGGGCCGCTGCCTCCTACAAGCTCAAAGAATTCTGTGAAAATCTCTCCGCTGACTATCAGGAGGATGTGATCCTGACCGAGATCTTGCCTGCCAGCCAGGAGCTGGTCTCAGATACCAACCAGCATGTCAGGTCCGCCCTGGCCTCTGTCATCCTAAGCCTCTGCCCCATCCTGGGCAAAGATAACACCATCGAGCACATCATGCCCCTCTTCCTGGCTCTGCTGACGGATGAGTGCCCGGATGTGCGGCTGAACATCACCTATAACCTCAATTGCATGAAAGAGGTGATTGGCATCCAGGAGCTGTCCCGGTTCCTGCTCCCCACCATCATGGAGCTTGCGGAGGATGCCAAGTGGCGGGTGCGTCTGGTCATCGTTGAGTACATGCCTCTTCTGGCTGGACAGTTTGGGCTGGAGTTCTTTGATGCACAGCTCCACTCCTTGTGCATGTCCTGGCTTGTGGATCATGTCTATGCTATCCGCGAGGCAGCCGCCAACAACCTGAAGATGCTGGTGGAGCAGTTTGGGAAGGAGTGGGCCCTTGCCGCTGTCATCCCAAGGGTCCTGACCCTGTCTGAGGAACCCAACTACCTGCACCGCATGACTACACTCTTCTGCATCAGTGTGCTGTCTGAGGTCTGTGGGCAGGACATCACCACCAAGCACATGCTGCCTACAGTGCTGTGTATGGCTGGGGACCCCGTCGCCAATGTCCGCTTCAACGTGGCCAAGTCCCTACAGAAGATCGGGTCCATCCTGGACAACAGCACACTGCAGACTGAGGTCAAGCCCATCCTGGAGAAGCTGACCCAGGACCGGGATGTGGATGTCAAGTTCTTTGCCCAGGAGGCTCTGACTGTCCTGTGTCTTGGTCCTGTCTCTCGCATGATGCTGGAAGAGGAGCCAACGCCAGCCTCTG CTGGACATGAATATTCACCTTTTTCTCTTTGA
- the LOC129639287 gene encoding serine/threonine-protein phosphatase 2A 65 kDa regulatory subunit A alpha isoform-like, with translation MAEADGDDSLNPMSILIDELQNEDIQLRINSINKLSTIALALGVEKTRSELLPLIIDILYDEDEVLLALAQQLGTFTPLVGGPEYVHYLLPPLELLAVVEEAIVREKAVQSLRAISHEHSPSHLEDHFVPLVKRLVGGDLVNSRISACSLFSVCYPGVSIAIKAELLQCFRDLCSDDNLLVRCAAASNLGDFAKVLEIDDIKSEIIPIFSNLASDEQDSVRLLMVEVCVNIAQLLPQEALEALVMITVCHAGEDTSWRVRYMVADKFTELQTAVGPEITRTGLVPAFQNLMKDCEPEVRAAASYKLKEFCENLSADYQEDVILTEILPTSQELVSDTNQHVRSTLASVILSLCPILGKDNTIEHIMPLFLALLTDECPDVRLNIISNLNCMKEVIGIQELSRFLLPTIMELAEDAKWRVRLVIVEYMPLLAGQFGLEFFDAQLHSLCMSWLVDHVYAIREAATNNLKMLVEQFGKEWALAAVIPRVLTLSEEPNYLHRMTTLFCINVLSEVCGQDITTKHMLPTVLCMAGDPVANVRFNVAKSLQKIGSILDNSTLQTEVKPILEKLTQDRDVDVKFFAQEALTVLSLT, from the coding sequence ATGGCGGAGGCTGACGGCGATGACTCGCTCAACCCCATGTCCATCCTCATAGACGAGCTCCAGAATGAGGATATTCAGCTTCGCATCAACAGCATCAATAAGCTGTCCACCATTGCGTTGGCCCTTGGAGTTGAAAAGACCCGCAGTGAGCTTCTACCCCTCATTATAGACATCCTATACGACGAGGACGAGGTCCTCTTGGCCCTAGCCCAGCAGCTGGGCACCTTCACCCCTCTGGTCGGAGGTCCCGAGTATGTTCACTACCTGCTTCCACCCCTAGAGTTGCTGGCCGTGGTGGAGGAGGCCATAGTGCGGGAGAAGGCAGTGCAGTCCCTGAGGGCCATCTCGCATGAGCACTCACCCTCCCATCTCGAGGACCACTTTGTGCCACTCGTGAAGCGGCTGGTGGGCGGCGACTTGGTCAACTCCCGCATCTCAGCCTGCAGCCTTTTCTCCGTCTGCTACCCTGGCGTGTCCATTGCCATCAAGGCAGAACTTCTACAGTGCTTCCGGGACCTGTGCTCAGATGACAACCTCTTGGTGCGGTGTGCAGCAGCCTCCAACCTGGGGGATTTTGCCAAGGTGCTTGAGATTGACGACATCAAGAGTGAGATCATCCCCATATTCTCCAACCTGGCCTCTGACGAGCAGGATTCGGTGCGGCTGCTAATGGTGGAAGTGTGCGTGAACATCGCCCAGCTCCTGCCCCAGGAGGCCCTAGAGGCCCTGGTGATGATCACTGTGTGCCACGCTGGCGAGGACACATCCTGGCGTGTCCGTTACATGGTGGCTGACAAGTTCACAGAGCTCCAGACAGCAGTGGGGCCTGAGATCACCAGGACGGGCCTGGTCCCTGCCTTCCAGAACCTGATGAAAGACTGTGAGCCTGAGGTGAGGGCCGCTGCCTCCTACAAGCTCAAAGAATTCTGTGAAAATCTCTCCGCTGACTATCAGGAGGATGTGATCCTGACTGAGATCTTGCCTACCAGCCAGGAGCTGGTCTCAGATACCAACCAGCATGTCAGGTCCACCCTGGCCTCCGTCATCCTAAGCCTCTGCCCCATCCTGGGCAAAGATAACACCATCGAGCACATCATGCCCCTCTTCCTGGCTCTGCTGACGGATGAGTGCCCGGATGTGCGGCTGAACATCATCTCCAACCTCAATTGCATGAAAGAGGTGATTGGCATCCAGGAGCTGTCCCGGTTCCTGCTCCCCACCATCATGGAGCTTGCGGAGGATGCCAAGTGGCGGGTGCGTCTGGTCATCGTTGAGTACATGCCTCTTCTGGCTGGACAGTTTGGGCTGGAGTTCTTTGATGCACAGCTCCACTCCTTGTGCATGTCCTGGCTTGTGGATCATGTCTATGCTATCCGCGAGGCGGCCACCAACAACCTGAAGATGCTGGTGGAGCAGTTTGGGAAGGAGTGGGCCCTTGCCGCTGTCATCCCAAGGGTCCTGACCCTGTCTGAGGAACCCAACTACCTGCACCGCATGACTACACTCTTCTGCATCAATGTGCTGTCTGAGGTCTGTGGGCAGGACATCACCACCAAGCACATGCTGCCTACAGTGCTGTGTATGGCTGGGGACCCCGTCGCCAATGTCCGCTTCAACGTGGCCAAGTCCCTACAGAAGATCGGGTCCATCCTGGACAACAGCACACTGCAGACTGAGGTCAAGCCCATCCTGGAGAAGCTGACCCAGGACCGGGATGTGGATGTCAAGTTCTTTGCCCAGGAGGCTCTGACTGTCCTGTCGCTCACGTGA